GATGACTTTTCTCAGGCGCGCTTCGTTCAGCGAGAGCGTGAAGATTCCGATGACGGACACGGCACTGACCAGCGCAACGCTCACAAGCGAACACAGCCAGATTTCTTTCATCCGTCCCTTTCTAGATTTCCATCAGGACAATTTTATTTTTCGATTTATGGCCGCTTACGATCGAGAAACAGCTTTTCGGCCTGCGGAAATGGACGTGCAGGGCTTCAATCACGGCCTCATTGGCCCGGCCTTCCGCGGGAGGCGCTTTCACTGAAACGCGGAAGCGGTTTTCGCCCAGCTCGAAGACTTCCTCTTTCCGCGCGTTGGGTTTGACGGTAACGATCAGCTTGGGCATGAGACAGCGGATTATAGCAGAAAGGCCGCCGCGGTTCAGGATTCTAAGAAGGGTATTGGGGAACGACAAAAGCGAACGTGCTGCCCTTGCCGGACTGGCTTTCCACCCACAGGCGCCCGCCATGCGCCTTGATGATCTCGCGCGTGATCGAAAGACCGAGCCCCGTGCCTTTTTCCCCGTCCGTGGGCGCCGCGGAACCGTGGTTGAATTGGTCGAAGATCTTCGCGCGGTCGGCCTCGGG
This portion of the Verrucomicrobiia bacterium genome encodes:
- a CDS encoding DUF167 domain-containing protein, with the protein product MPKLIVTVKPNARKEEVFELGENRFRVSVKAPPAEGRANEAVIEALHVHFRRPKSCFSIVSGHKSKNKIVLMEI